In Melitaea cinxia chromosome 11, ilMelCinx1.1, whole genome shotgun sequence, a genomic segment contains:
- the LOC123657843 gene encoding uncharacterized protein LOC123657843, which produces MQRILGTLIAGAWVLFATANLTLNPVNNENGILLLKQGLVLKQIDTFSLACVYNITYLHEVTIKILALYVSTKEAEDTLLGSKDTRYQTYKNQIEASLSLINKKIMFIAPHSTRVRRGIINGLGSVVKAITGNLDYEDAIKFENEISNLRNSVYKIQNSQKQSLFLAENTIKEFSKQIQIIKENEEKLVNLLKNATISSNLVINHMNFLDLYIQINFSLEFLLNKLLVLEDAMTFAQIGIMHPSIIAPHNLIAEIQNMQKSNRFKAVDSISIKNIHSIEKSISVKAYSTEHALTFILEIPSVDPNVFDLLHIYSIPDKQNLTIIPKSKYLVLGSEEYSYLEDSCKKITQDTHLCATLNTQPIDKSEDCVISLIKHQKANCTRAKMNLKQQKIQKIEENKWLIILQHDEILRIHCGSKTTYKRISGIQIVSITRDCQLEISNKILRTNSDTITIDEIIPLPSTPIIPEEKIHYNLQLEDISLDSIHELMERAEDIPNEDGINWQVMMATPSWPTIAIYIICAGIICWKLYLWRQSRSKSYQTAEPAVRQNSCSEDATGSCKMRFQLKEGGVTRPIDATGSSSNNGC; this is translated from the coding sequence GACCCTCATCGCAGGAGCCTGGGTGCTCTTCGCAACAGCCAACTTGACCCTTAATCccgtaaataatgaaaatggaatattattacttaaacaAGGACTAGTTCTCAAACAGATTGATACTTTTAGTCTGGCTTGTGTCTATAATATCACTTACCTTCATGAGGTTACTATAAAAATTCTAGCACTATATGTTAGCACGAAAGAAGCAGAGGATACGTTATTAGGTAGTAAGGATACACGTTATCAAACATACAAGAACCAGATAGAAGCTagtttaagtttaataaataagaaaattatgtttatagcaCCGCATTCAACTAGAGTTAGGCGTGGTATAATAAATGGGTTAGGATCTGTGGTTAAAGCAATTACAGGAAATTTAGACTACGAAGATgctattaaatttgaaaatgaaatatcaaACTTACGAAATTCagtttataaaattcaaaattctcagaaacaatctttatttttagcggaaaatacaattaaagaatttagcaaacaaatacaaattattaaagaaaatgagGAAAAATTAGTAAACCTGTTGAAAAATGCCACTATTAGtagtaatttagtaattaatcaTATGAACTTTTTAGATTTatacattcaaataaattttagtttagaGTTCCTATTAAATAAGCTCTTAGTTCTAGAAGATGCAATGACTTTTGCCCAGATAGGTATAATGCACCCAAGTATAATAGCTCCACATAATTTAATAGCTGAGATTCAGAACATGCAAAAGTCAAATAGATTTAAAGCAGTAGATAGCATAAgcatcaaaaatatacatagtataGAAAAGTCAATTAGTGTAAAAGCTTATAGCACAGAGCACGCATTAACATTTATCCTGGAAATACCCTCCGTTGATCCAAACGTTTTTGACCTTCTCCATATCTATTCCATCCCAGATAAGcaaaatttaactattattCCCAAATCCAAATACCTAGTACTGGGTAGCGAGGAGTACTCTTACCTGGAGGACAGCTGCAAGAAGATCACGCAAGACACCCATCTCTGCGCGACACTGAACACTCAACCCATAGATAAATCTGAAGACTGCGTTATATCACTCATCAAACATCAAAAAGCAAACTGTACAAGAGCGAAAATGAATCTCAAGCAACAGAAAATACAGAAAATAGAAGAAAACAAATGGCTGATAATTCTACAACACGATGAAATTTTAAGAATTCATTGTGGTTCAAAAACAACATACAAAAGGATATCCGGTATTCAAATAGTCAGCATCACACGTGACTGTCAATtggaaatatcaaataaaatattgagaaCAAATTCTGACACAATAACAATAGATGAAATCATTCCATTACCAAGTACTCCAATCATACCAGAAGAAAAGATACATTATAACCTTCAGCTCGAAGACATCTCACTGGACAGTATCCATGAGTTGATGGAACGTGCAGAAGACATCCCAAACGAAGATGGCATTAATTGGCAAGTTATGATGGCTACCCCGAGTTGGCCCACCATCGCAATATACATCATCTGCGCTGGGATTATATGCTGGAAATTATACCTATGGAGACAAAGCCGAAGTAAATCATACCAGACGGCGGAACCTGCAGTCAGACAGAACAGTTGCAGCGAGGACGCTACAGGAAGCTGCAAAATGCGCTTCCAGCTTAAGGAGGGAGGAGTTACGCGACCCATCGACGCCACCGGCTCAAGTTCTAACAATGGCTGCTGA